A segment of the Streptomyces sp. P9-A2 genome:
ACCATGTGCCGTACGCCTACGATCTGCGCCGCTTCAATGTGATGGGCACCATCTCGTACGACCATCCGGACCCGTCGGTCTTCACCGTGCTGACGGCGCCGAGCGATACGCCGGGGCTGGCGGGGGTGGACTTCGTGGTGTTCGCGCCGCGCTGGCTGGTGGGCGAGGACACCTTCCGGCCGCCGTACTTCCACCGGAACGTGATGAGCGAGTACATGGGCCTGATCGAAGGCGCGTACGACGCGAAGGCGGAGGGGTTCGTGCCGGGCGGCGGCTCGCTGCACAACATGATGTCGGCGCACGGGCCGGACCGGGAGACGTTCGACAGGGCGAGCGCCGCCGAGCTGCGCCCGCAGAAGATCGACGACGGTCTCGCGTTCATGTTCGAGACGCGCTGGCCGATGTCCCTGACACCGCAGGCGGCACGCGCGGAACATCTGCAGCGGCGCTACGACGACGTGTGGCAGGGCCTCGAACGTCATTTCCGCACGGTGCGGTCCGGGTGACCCGGGTCGTCAAGGACGGTCCGGGCGGCCCGGTTCGGCTCCGGGGTGTCACAGCCGGTGACGGTGCACCCCCACGTCTCACATTGCACTGGACGTTCCCGACCGGTACGGATAGCCCGTGACCTCCTTCGCGCCGGATTCGATCGTCCTGAACCGCAAGTTGCCGCTCTGGTACCAGGTGTCGCAGTCGCTGCGTGCCTCGATCCTCGGTCGCTCGGCCCGGGACCCACTGCGCCTGCCCACCGAGGAACAGCTGGCCGGGCACTACGGAGTGAGTGTGCTGACCATGCGGCAGGCGCTGAAGGAGCTGGAGGACGAAGGGCTGATCACCCGGCACCGCCGGCGCGGCACGTTCATCGAGCCCCACGCCCTCCGGGGCGCCCCGGTGCGGCTGCTGGGGTCGGTGGACGCGATCGTGGCCCAGCAGTCCGGCATGACGACCGAACTGTTGGAGCACGGCACCGCGCCGGTGCCGGCCGAACTCGCCGAGTACTTCCCCGGGCTGACGGAGGCGGCGGCCTACCACCGGCTGCGCAGTGACGAGAAGACCGGCGAGCCGACCAACCACGCCCGCAACTACGTCCGTCCGGAACTCGCCGCCCGGATCGACCTGGAGGAGCTGCGGCGTCGGCCGATGACCAAGGTGCTACGGGATGTCGTCGGGGTGGAGATCAGCCGCATCACGGACACCGTCCAGGCGCGGCTCGCGGATCCGGAGACGGCCCGGCTGCTCCGGGTTCCGCTGCTCAGCCCGATCCTGCACTACACCGGCATCACCTACGACACCGACGGCGTCCCTCTGGACGTGGCCGTGATCAACTACCGGGGCGACCGCTTCTCCTTCACCGTGACCCTGGACGCCACCTGACCCCGCCCGCCCGTCGGGTCGTACGATGCCCAGCGTGACGCACGACGACGCTCCGCTGCTGGCGGACCTCATGCCGTGGTCCGTCGCACCGCCACGGCTCGGCCGGGCATGGCCGGCGGCACCCGATCCGGCGGCCCTGAAAGCCCGTTGGGACGCTCTGATGAAGGCCGCGGGACCGGACAGGGAGACCCTGCTGCGGCCGACCCGCTCACGGACCGGGCACACGGCGGTCGGGCGGCTTCCGGGCCGGTCGGGCGGCACGGAGCGACTGACGCGCGCCTCGGGCCCGTGCCCGGAGCCGGTCCGCGTGCTGCGCTCCCCCTTCGACGAGCAGTGGTTGATTCCCGACCAGCGGCTGATCGACGCGGCCCGTCCCGAGCTGTGGCGGGTGGCGGACGAGCGGCAGATCTTCCTCGTCGAGACCGGGACCGCGACGGGACGCGGGGCACGCACACGAGGGGAAAGCACCAGGGGCGGCGCTGCCGGTACCGGCGCCGCCGGTGCCACCGCCGGTCCTCGGCTCCTCGCCACCTCCCTGCTGCCGATGCTCCGTTCCGGCCGGGTCCGCCCGTTGTACCGCCGGCCCGGGGGCGCGGAGCCGAACCTGGCGCCGGGCCTGTCCGAGCACCTGACCGCACACCTCGGCCGGGAGGTACCGGCCGTCGACGTGCTCGCCTGGATGACGGCCGTGGTGCGGCCCGGCCCCGGAGGGCTCGCGGTGCCGCTCACCGGGGACCTCGGCGTGTGGGACGCGGGGGTGGAGGTGGGGCGCCGGATGCTGTGGCTGATGCGGCGCGACGGGGAGCGCCCCCGGCTCCCGGGCGGACGGCGCCCCTACGTCCGCGCCCCGCTCCCGTCCCGCCCGCCGACCGTCCGGTACGACCGCGACGAGGAGGCCCTGCTCTTCGACGAGGGCCGCATCTCGCCGGTGCCGCCGGCGGCCTGGGACTACGAGGTGGCCGGGGTCCCGGTGCTGGAGCAGTGGTGCGCGGCCCGTACGGAGGAGGCCGAGCCGGGGACGCTGGAGGCGATCCGTCCGGTCCGCTGGCCGCAGAGCTGGACGTCGGAGCTGTTGGAGCTGATCACGGTCCTCACCCTGCTCGCCGAACTGCGCCCTCGGCAGGCCGCGTTGGCAGACCGTGCGACGGCCGATCCGATCACGCCGACGGAGTTGCGCCGGGCGGGCGTGCTCCCCGTGCCACGCTCGGCGCACGGGCCCGCCTCGGTCCTGGACGCGCACGAGGAAGGACCGGAGGGCCAGCTCACGCTGATCTGACACGACACACCGCGGATCCGGGCCGCCCCTCCCCGGCCGGGAGACGCGGCCCCGCTCCCGATGGCGTCCCGCCAAGTGGTGCAACCGGTCAATGGACCGGAACTCGCAGGTCGCGGCAGATACCGGCGCCGGCGGGGGACATTCCCGCGGCCCACCCGGGCGCTTGGCGGGCCGCGCCCGCCGGAGAGATCGTCGCGAGCCGAGGACCGGAAGGTGACGCACATGATCGCTTGCACACCACCCGGCGGGACACGACCGCTCCCTGCCGGTCCCCACCGGCTCCGGCCCGCCGGCCCTCGCCAGTGACCGCCGTCGAAGCCGTCGAGTATTCGTTCGAGGGCCGGTCCGAACACCGCATCCGTGGCGGTCGGCCCCACACCCTCCTGCTCTGCGACCAGGGCCGTCGGGTCGGCTGCGCACGGTCGCGGAGCGGAATCCGGTCGGCGCGGTGGCGGAGCGCTACGGGACCTCCTCGGCAACGCTCCTGTGCCAAAAGGGGCGGCCCGACCCATGGCACACCCGGTCGCGGATCGCCGGCCCGGTGCGCGGTACCGGTCGCGGTGCTCGTTCCGCTCGCCGTACGGCGGTACACACTGTACGGCGGTACACGCGGGAGGT
Coding sequences within it:
- a CDS encoding GntR family transcriptional regulator — encoded protein: MTSFAPDSIVLNRKLPLWYQVSQSLRASILGRSARDPLRLPTEEQLAGHYGVSVLTMRQALKELEDEGLITRHRRRGTFIEPHALRGAPVRLLGSVDAIVAQQSGMTTELLEHGTAPVPAELAEYFPGLTEAAAYHRLRSDEKTGEPTNHARNYVRPELAARIDLEELRRRPMTKVLRDVVGVEISRITDTVQARLADPETARLLRVPLLSPILHYTGITYDTDGVPLDVAVINYRGDRFSFTVTLDAT
- a CDS encoding type ISP restriction/modification enzyme; translation: MPSVTHDDAPLLADLMPWSVAPPRLGRAWPAAPDPAALKARWDALMKAAGPDRETLLRPTRSRTGHTAVGRLPGRSGGTERLTRASGPCPEPVRVLRSPFDEQWLIPDQRLIDAARPELWRVADERQIFLVETGTATGRGARTRGESTRGGAAGTGAAGATAGPRLLATSLLPMLRSGRVRPLYRRPGGAEPNLAPGLSEHLTAHLGREVPAVDVLAWMTAVVRPGPGGLAVPLTGDLGVWDAGVEVGRRMLWLMRRDGERPRLPGGRRPYVRAPLPSRPPTVRYDRDEEALLFDEGRISPVPPAAWDYEVAGVPVLEQWCAARTEEAEPGTLEAIRPVRWPQSWTSELLELITVLTLLAELRPRQAALADRATADPITPTELRRAGVLPVPRSAHGPASVLDAHEEGPEGQLTLI